The Lycium barbarum isolate Lr01 chromosome 12, ASM1917538v2, whole genome shotgun sequence genome includes a region encoding these proteins:
- the LOC132621267 gene encoding plastidic glucose transporter 4, with amino-acid sequence MQASSFTVKGNIGFGLQNRRILPGFGDLHSRTTLARKSIRMTETSSCFGVNMDSTSMGIELGRARRTVQSVFGSSAKARSHRIRASGEDIEDAAPLKVQGQSSASVLPYVGVACLGAILFGYHLGVVNGALEYLAKDLGIVENTVIQGWIVSTVLAGAFVGSFTGGALADKFGRTKTFILDAIPLTVGAFLCTTAQSVQAMIIGRLLTGIGIGISSAIVPLYISEISPTEIRGQLGTVNQLFICIGILAALVAGLPLSGNPLWWRTMFGIALIPSVLLALGMAFSPESPRWLYQQGRISEAETSIKRLYGKEKVAEVMGDLESSAQGSSEPDAGWLDLFSSRYWKVVSIGAALFLFQQLAGINAVVYYSTSVFRSAGISSDVAASALVGAANVLGTTVASSLMDKQGRKSLLLISFTGMAASMMLLSLSFTWKVLAPYSGTLAVLGTVLYVLSFSLGAGPVPALLLPEIFASRIRAKAVALSLGTHWIINFFIGLYFLSVVTKFGISTVYLGFASVCLLAVMYIAGNVVETKGRSLEEIERELNPAI; translated from the exons ATGCAAGCTTCAAGTTTCACAGTCAAAGGCAACATAGGATTTGGCCTGCAAAACCGCAGGATTTTACCAGGCTTTGGTGATTTGCATAGTAGGACGACTTTAGCTCGTAAAAGTATCCGAATGACTGAGACAAGTAGTTGCTTTGGTGTCAATATGGATTCTACTTCCATGGGAATCGAACTTGGCCGGGCTAGGAGAACTGTTCAAAGTGTGTTTGGTTCGTCAGCAAAGGCCAGATCACATAGAATTCGAGCTTCTG GAGAGGATATTGAGGATGCAGCACCTCTCAAAGTTCAAGGGCAATCATCTGCATCAGTACTTCCCTATGTGGGTGTAGCTTGTCTGGGAGCAATTTTATTTGGATATCACCTAGG GGTGGTGAATGGTGCCCTTGAATATCTAGCTAAGGATCTTGGGATTGTCGAGAACACTGTTATACAAG GATGGATTGTTAGCACAGTTCTTGCTGGCGCCTTTGTTGGTTCATTTACTGGGGGAGCTCTGGCTGATAAATTTGGCCGTACAAAGACATTTATATTGGATGCGATTCCACTTACAGTTGGTGCGTTTCTATG TACCACTGCCCAGAGTGTTCAGGCTATGATCATTGGACGCTTACTTACTGGAATTGGCATTGGCATCTCATCTGCTATTGTGCCACTTTACATATCTGAG ATCTCACCCACGGAAATTCGCGGCCAACTTGGAACTGTCAATCAGCTATTCATTTGCATTGGAATTCTTGCTGCACTGGTGGCTGGATTGCCTTTGTCTGGAAATCCTTTGTG GTGGAGAACAATGTTTGGTATAGCGCTTATTCCATCTGTTTTACTTGCGTTAGGAATGGCATTTTCTCCAGAAAGTCCTAGGTGGCTCTATCAG CAAGGGAGAATTTCTGAAGCTGAGACATCTATTAAAAGGTTATATGGTAAAGAAAAAGTTGCTGAGGTTATGGGTGATTTGGAATCTTCTGCTCAGGGTTCTTCAGAACCAGATGCTGGGTGGCTTGATCTTTTTAGTAGCCGTTATTGGAAAG TTGTTAGCATTGGTGCAGCTTTGTTCTTGTTCCAGCAGTTGGCTGGGATAAATGCTGTTGTCTATTATTCCACCTCAGTGTTCCGAAGTGCTGGAATTTCATCTGATGTAGCAGCCAGTGCTCTGGTTGGAGCAGCCAACGTCTTGG GGACAACGGTGGCATCCTCTTTGATGGACAAACAAGGAAGGAAGAGTCTCTTGCTCATAAGCTTTACTGGAATG GCTGCATCAATGATGTTGCTTTCCTTGTCATTCACTTGGAAGGTCCTGGCACCATATTCTGGCACACTAGCTGTTCTTGGTACTGTCCT CTATGTGTTGTCCTTTTCACTTGGTGCTGGTCCTGTGCCTGCTCTTCTACTTCCGGAGATATTTGCTTCTAGAATTAGGGCAAAGGCGGTGGCTCTGTCTTTGGGGACGCATTGG ATAATAAACTTTTTTATTGGCCTGTACTTCTTGAGCGTTGTAACTAAATTTGGAATCAGTACGGTGTACCTGGGATTTGCATCCGTTTGTCTTCTTGCTGTCATGTATATAGCTGGTAATGTCGTGGAGACAAAGGGGCGGTCACTGGAGGAGATAGAACGTGAGTTAAATCCAGCAATTTGA
- the LOC132623697 gene encoding uncharacterized protein LOC132623697 — protein sequence MEEDDGRREAAIASAPSLRPNFTPKKGLNPSQLSKFQELHRRRLKIKAKSKSKVKDKSKGLDKAGKYNGKDVNAKCKEIMDEKSIKAAEDPRITLSIGSMTDLSPSQEDSLAGHTLSKKRQKLHWGLDTKERWERKSNM from the exons ATGGAAGAGGACGACGGAAGGAGAGAAGCAGCGATAGCATCAGCCCCATCTCTACGACCTAATTTCACTCCCAAAAAGGGTCTCAATCCTTCTCAACTTTCCAAGTTTCAA GAGTTGCACCGAAGACGCTTAAAAATAAaagcaaaatcaaaatcaaaggtCAAGGATAAATCAAAAG GACTTGATAAGGCTGGAAAGTATAATGGTAAAGATGTCAATGCCAAATGCAAGGAGATCATGGATGAAAAATCAATTAAAGCAGCTGAAGATCCGAGAATTACGTTGTCCATAGGCAGCATGACGGACCTTTCACCCTCTCAAGAAGACAGCTTAGCAGGACACACACTGTCAAAAAAGCGACAGAAGTTGCATTGGGG GCTTGACACCAAGGAGAGATGGGAAAGGAAATCCAATATGTAG